A single Opisthocomus hoazin isolate bOpiHoa1 chromosome 1, bOpiHoa1.hap1, whole genome shotgun sequence DNA region contains:
- the WDR3 gene encoding WD repeat-containing protein 3 produces MGLTRQYLRYAPAALFGLVASARGNAAFVALRGERGRFVAVPACEHVFVWDARKGEKVLILKGLKQEVSCLCPSPDGLHLAVGYEDGSIRVFSLLSGEANITFNGHKAAVTALQYDHLGGRLVSGSKDTEVIAWDVINESGLYRLRGHKDAVTQVLFLKEKNLLVTSGKDTLVKWWDLDTQHCFKTLVGHRTEVWGMALISEEKRLITGSADSELRVWDITYIQEVKDPDEPESKKSKGSSPGAEENTEEDETLELDECPEERLVKCSKVGSIMREGRDRVVTLATDRTGKILACHGTDAVLEVFSVLSEEEVQKKLEKKMKKAKKKAKQNSEEEPEKSVELSLQEEIQRVANIRASSKIKSFDLILSPKGELKIVLLLQNNVIESYNLNLSAQVPQAVRASRITIGGHRSDVRTLAFSSDNIAILSAAAESVKIWNRSTLQCIRTMDCEYALCSLFVPGDRQVIVGTKTGKLQLYDLASGSLMETLNAHDGAVWSIALSPDQRGFVSGGADKCVKFWEFELVKDESSVQKRLSMKHVRVLQLDEDVLCVRYSPNQKLLAVSLLDCTVKIFYIDTLKFFLSLYGHKLPVLCMDISYDGTLIATGSADRNVKIWGLDFGDCHRSLFAHDDSVMYLQFVAKSHLFFTAGKDSKIKQWDADKFEHIQTLEGHHQEVWGLALSPNGDYVVSASHDKSLRLWERTREPLVLEEEREMQREAEYEESVAKEEQPVVAGETQGETGLAGKKTIETIKAAERVMEAIELYREEMTKLTEHKAICKAAGKEVPFPVNPILGAYGNITPSAYVLEVFKKVKSSELEESLLVLPFSYVPDLLRLFNEYIHLGLEVELLCRALLFLLKIHFGQITSNHMLVTVIENLKKTTISRVSEVRDVLGFNMAGLQYLKREIEAKDEVTFFADATDRFEEKKRKRKKKEKMVLAVL; encoded by the exons atGGGCCTCACCCGGCAGTACCTGCGGTACGCCCCGGCCGCGCTCTTCGGGCTGGTGGCCAGCGCCAGGGGCAACGCGGCCTTCGTGGCGCTGCGCGGCGAGCGGGGCCGCTTCGTGGCCGTGCCGGCCTGCGAGCACGTCTTCGTGTGGGACGCGCGGAAGGGGGAGAAG GTTCTTATCCTGAAGGGTCTCAAGCAGGAGGTCAGTTGCCTCTGCCCCTCTCCAGACGGGTTGCACTTGGCTGTTGGTTATGAAGATGGATCAATTCGTGTCTTCAGCCTCCTAAGTGGAGAAGCGAATATCACTTTCAATGGACACAAGGCTGCAGTCACAGCCCTGCAGTATGACCATCTGGGTGGCCGGCTGGTGTCTGGCTCGAAG GATACAGAAGTCATTGCGTGGGATGTCATCAATGAGAGCGGTCTGTACCGGCTGAGAGGACACAAGGATGCTGTCACTCAAGTCCTCTTCTTGAAGGAGAAGAACCTGTTGGTCACCAG CGGCAAAGACACACTGGTGAAATGGTGGGATCTGGACACCCAGCACTGCTTCAAAACTCTGGTTGGCCATCGTACTGAG GTTTGGGGGATGGCTTTGATATCCGAAGAGAAGCGTCTGATCACTGGGAGTGCTGACAGTGAGCTGCGGGTGTGGGATATCACGTACATCCAGGAG GTAAAAGACCCTGATGAGCCAGAATCCAAGAAAAGCAAAGGGTCTTCACCTggagcagaagaaaacactgaagaggATGAGACCTTAGAGTTGGATGAGTGTCCTGAGGAA CGCCTTGTAAAGTGCAGCAAAGTTGGATCCATCATGCGGGAAGGGAGAGACCGAGTGGTTACTCTTGCTACAGACCGCACGGGCAAGATTTTGGCCTGCCAT GGAACAGATGCTGTTCTGGAAgtgttctctgttctttctgaagAGGAAGTCCAAAagaaattggaaaagaaaatgaagaaagcaaagaaaaaagccaa ACAGAACTCTGAAGAGGAGCCTGAAAAGAGTGTGGAGCTGAGCCTGCAGGAGGAGATTCAGCGGGTCGCTAACATTAGAGCTTCTTCTAAAATCAA GTCATTTGACTTGATTCTCTCTCCAAAAGGAGAGCTGAAGATCGTACTGCTGCTCCAGAACAACGTCATTGAGTCGTACAACCTGAACCTGTCAGCACAAGTGCCACAGGCTGTCCGTGCATCCAGGATAACCATTGGAGGCCACCGCAGTGATGTCAGGACGTTGGCTTTTAGCTCTGACAACATTGCCATTCTCTCAGCAGCTGCAGAGTCTGTAAAGATTTGGAACAG ATCGACCTTGCAGTGCATCCGGACAATGGACTGTGAGTATGCGCTCTGCTCGCTCTTTGTCCCAGGAGATCGGCAGGTCATCGTTGGCACCAAG ACAGGGAAGCTGCAGCTGTATGACCTGGCTTCTGGGAGTCTCATGGAGACACTTAATGCTCACGACGGGGCAGTGTGGTCCATTGCTCTTTCACCAGACCAG CGTGGCTTTGTGTCAGGAGGTGCTGATAAATGTGTCAAGTTCTGGGAGTTTGAGCTTGTGAAGGATGAGAGCAGTGTTCAGAAAAG GCTTTCCATGAAACACGTGCGCGTTTTGCAGCTGGATGAAGACGTTCTCTGTGTGCGGTACAGCCCCAACCAGAAACTGCTGGCTGTCTCCTTACTGGATTGCACTGTGAAGATCTTCTACATTGACACGCTCAAG tttttcctctctctgtatgGACACAAGCTGCCAGTGCTGTGTATGGACATCTCCTAT GATGGGACTCTCATTGCAACCGGCTCTGCTGACAGGAATGTGAAGATTTGGGGCTTGGATTTTGGGGACTGTCACCGCTCTCTCTTTGCCCATGATGACAG TGTGATGTATCTGCAGTTTGTGGCGAAATCCCATCTCTTCTTCACAGCTGGGAAGGACAGCAAGATTAAGCAGTGGGATGCAGATAAATTTGAGCACATCCAGACACTGGAG GGGCATCACCAGGAGGTATGGGGTTTGGCACTCAGTCCCAATGGAGACTACGTGGTGTCAGCATCTCATGACAAGTCCCTGCGCCTCTGGGAAAGGACGAGGGAGCCACTTGTtttggaagaggagagggagatg CAACGAGAGGCTGAATATGAAGAGAGTGTGGCGAAGGAAGAGCAGCCTGTG GTGGCTGGAGAGACGCAAGGAGAGACAGGGCTGGCAGGAAAGAAGACTATTGAAACCATCAAGGCG GCTGAGCGGGTCATGGAAGCTATCGAGCTGTATAGAGAAGAGATGACAAAACTAACAGAGCACAAGGCCATatgcaaagctgcaggaaaagaG GTTCCCTTTCCTGTCAATCCCATCCTCGGTGCCTATGGAAATATCACA CCTTCTGCGTACGTGTTAGAAGTTTTCAAGAAGGTCAAGTCGAG TGAGCTAGAAGAGTCTCTCCTGGTGCTGCCGTTCTCCTATGTCCCTGACCTGCTCAGACTCTTCAATGAATATATTCACCTGGGTTTGGAAGTTGAACTCCTGTGCCgagctctcctcttcctgctcAA gatacattttgGGCAGATCACAAGCAACCACATGCTGGTGACAGTGatagaaaatctgaagaaaaccaCCATCTCCAGAGTCAGTGAGGTCCGG GATGTGCTGGGATTCAACATGGCAGGGCTGCAGTACCTGAAGAGGGAGATTGAGGCCAAGGATGAGGTGACATTTTTTGCTGATGCTACTGACCGTTTTgaggagaagaagaggaagaggaagaagaaagagaagatggtTCTTGCAGTGCTCTAG